From a region of the Triticum aestivum cultivar Chinese Spring chromosome 7D, IWGSC CS RefSeq v2.1, whole genome shotgun sequence genome:
- the LOC123166634 gene encoding protein MOTHER of FT and TFL1 homolog 1, producing MAAHVDPLVVGRVIGDVVDMFVPTMPVTVRFGTKDLTNGCEIKPSIADAAPSIQIAGRAGDLFTLVMTDPDAPSPSEPTMKEWLHWLVVNIPGGSDPSQGEEVVPYMGPKPPLGIHRYVLVLFQQKARVLAPAPGGDTAASAMRARFSTRAFAERHDLGLPVAAMYFNAQKEPANRRRRY from the exons ATGGCAGCCCATGTGGATCCCCTTGTGGTTGGGAGGGTGATCGGTGACGTGGTGGACATGTTCGTGCCCACCATGCCGGTGACCGTGCGCTTCGGGACGAAGGACCTGACGAACGGCTGCGAGATCAAGCCGTCGATCGCCGACGCGGCACCCTCGATCCAGATAGCCGGCCGGGCCGGCGATCTCTTCACCCTG GTCATGACTGACCCGGACGCACCGAGCCCCAGCGAGCCAACCATGAAGGAGTGGCTTCACTG GCTGGTGGTTAACATACCTGGTGGATCAGATCCTTCTCAAG GGGAGGAGGTGGTGCCCTACATGGGTCCGAAGCCGCCGTTGGGCATCCACCGCTACGTGCTGGTGCTGTTCCAGCAGAAGGCGCGTGTGCTGGCGCCGGCTCCCGGCGGAGACACAGCAGCGTCGGCCATGCGCGCGCGGTTCAGCACCCGTGCCTTCGCAGAGCGCCATGACCTGGGGCTCCCCGTCGCCGCCATGTACTTCAACGCGCAGAAGGAGCcggccaaccgccgccgccgctactAG